In Lycium ferocissimum isolate CSIRO_LF1 chromosome 11, AGI_CSIRO_Lferr_CH_V1, whole genome shotgun sequence, a single genomic region encodes these proteins:
- the LOC132038616 gene encoding uncharacterized protein LOC132038616 isoform X2, whose translation MRGYEGDVSEYDEYLDEYEDEGVDQEDEEAGEEEHEDEEPQPPSEELLEYLELRQRLKEDIRKQRKKELGGGSREIKKNVSSRDNFGSFFGPSQPVISQRVIQESKSLLENPNLAAKVMKSSHSQSNKRAASKPAGSKPSTSSHAPKVTNGLKRKIDMVKNTRDYSFLLSDDAELPGPSRGSLTQKVSAPNCDARLVQRPSGKQTSSNSGRKLLDDGEVKRSSQMQPKAVIQRSMSVNKPTQPPLDSRKQFGSSNGSGPGRPLGPKGVPPKVSGNPNDKKFLTPGAKSTVPASHRPTPSRVQPAAPRQSSVQNRIPLESGKSKVMSKQGVPVSKTQVAIQKQPASSSRPQIKPPPPRNGARPLDDRRPTLQLRDGRRPATQQSDDRRPALQQRDDRRPAPQQRDDRRPALQQRDDRRAALQRKEERRPTLQQRDDRRPPVHRKDDRRPARKPMYDEEDDGVEAISMIRKMFGYNPNRYHDDDDDSDMEANFDDILKEERRSAKIARQEDEEELRKIEEEERRERLRKQAKKRKLSHQ comes from the exons ATGCGGGGATATGAAGGAGATGTAAGC GAATATGACGAGTATTTGGATGAGTATGAGGATGAAGGTGTAGatcaagaagatgaagaggctGGTGAAGAGGAACATGAGGATGAAGAGCCTCAACCGCCTTCAGAAGAGTTGTTAGAGTACCTGGAGCTGAGGCAACGGTTAAAAGAGGATATCAGGAAGCAGAGGAAGAAAGAACTAGGCGGTGGTTCTCGCGAAATTAAAAAGAATGTGTCATCCAGGGATAA TTTTGGTTCCTTCTTTGGACCTTCACAGCCTGTTATCTCTCAAAGAGTAATCCAAGAAAGCAAGTCGCTATTGGAGAATCCAAATCTGGCAGCTAAAGTCATGAAATCTAGTCATTCG CAGAGCAATAAGAGGGCTGCTTCAAAACCTGCAGGATCAAAACCTTCCACCAGCAGCCATGCACCAAAAGTCACAAATGGG TTAAAAAGAAagatcgatatggtaaaaaataCGAGGGACTATTCATTTCTATTATCTGATGATGCTGAACTTCCTGGTCCATCAAGAGGTTCTTTAACTCAGAAAGTGTCTGCCCCTAATTGCG ATGCACGATTAGTTCAACGTCCAAGCGGCAAGCAGACTTCAAGTAATTCTGGGAGAAAGCTTCTAGATGATGGTGAAGTGAAAAGAAGCAGCCAAATGCAACCTAAAGCGGTGATTCAGAGATCGATGTCTGTTAATAAACCGACTCAACCGCCATTAGACTCTAGAAAACAGTTCGGTAGCAGTAATGGAAGTGGACCTGGGCGGCCTTTGGGTCCAAAAGGGGTGCCCCCCAAGGTTTCAGGGAATCCAAATGATAAGAAATTTTTGACACCAGGCGCCAAGAGTACTGTGCCTGCTTCCCATAGGCCAACCCCTTCAAGGGTGCAACCGGCTGCACCAAGGCAATCTTCGGTACAGAATAGGATACCATTGGAATCTGGAAAGTCAAAAGTGATGTCAAAACAAGGTGTGCCTGTCTCCAAAACTCAGGTGGCGATTCAGAAACAGCCAGCCTCCTCGTCTAGACCTCAG ATAAAACCACCACCTCCTAGAAATGGAGCTCGTCCCTTGGACGATAGGCGCCCAACACTTCAGCTAAGAGACGGCAGGCGCCCAGCAACTCAGCAAAGCGACGACAGGCGACCAGCTCTTCAGCAAAGGGATGACAGGCGCCCAGCACCTCAGCAAAGAGATGATAGGCGCCCAGCACTCCAGCAAAGAGATGATAGGCGCGCAGCACTTCAGCGAAAAGAGGAGAGGCGCCCCACACTTCAGCAAAGAGATGACAGGCGCCCGCCAGTTCATCGGAAAGATGATAGGCGCCCAGCAAGAAAACCAATgtatgatgaagaagatgatggaGTAGAAGCCATTAGTATGATCAGGAAGATGTTTGG GTATAATCCTAACAGGTAccatgatgacgatgatgatagTGACATGGAGGCTAATTTCGATGATatattgaaggaagaaaggcGGAG TGCGAAAATAGCAAGGCAAGAGGATGAAGAAGAGCTTCGGaagatagaagaagaagaaaggcgGGAGCGACTGAGAAAACAGGCAAAGAAGCGCAAGTTGAGCCATCAATGA
- the LOC132038616 gene encoding uncharacterized protein LOC132038616 isoform X3 encodes MRGYEGDEYDEYLDEYEDEGVDQEDEEAGEEEHEDEEPQPPSEELLEYLELRQRLKEDIRKQRKKELGGGSREIKKNVSSRDNFGSFFGPSQPVISQRVIQESKSLLENPNLAAKVMKSSHSQQSNKRAASKPAGSKPSTSSHAPKVTNGLKRKIDMVKNTRDYSFLLSDDAELPGPSRGSLTQKVSAPNCDARLVQRPSGKQTSSNSGRKLLDDGEVKRSSQMQPKAVIQRSMSVNKPTQPPLDSRKQFGSSNGSGPGRPLGPKGVPPKVSGNPNDKKFLTPGAKSTVPASHRPTPSRVQPAAPRQSSVQNRIPLESGKSKVMSKQGVPVSKTQVAIQKQPASSSRPQIKPPPPRNGARPLDDRRPTLQLRDGRRPATQQSDDRRPALQQRDDRRPAPQQRDDRRPALQQRDDRRAALQRKEERRPTLQQRDDRRPPVHRKDDRRPARKPMYDEEDDGVEAISMIRKMFGYNPNRYHDDDDDSDMEANFDDILKEERRSAKIARQEDEEELRKIEEEERRERLRKQAKKRKLSHQ; translated from the exons ATGCGGGGATATGAAGGAGAT GAATATGACGAGTATTTGGATGAGTATGAGGATGAAGGTGTAGatcaagaagatgaagaggctGGTGAAGAGGAACATGAGGATGAAGAGCCTCAACCGCCTTCAGAAGAGTTGTTAGAGTACCTGGAGCTGAGGCAACGGTTAAAAGAGGATATCAGGAAGCAGAGGAAGAAAGAACTAGGCGGTGGTTCTCGCGAAATTAAAAAGAATGTGTCATCCAGGGATAA TTTTGGTTCCTTCTTTGGACCTTCACAGCCTGTTATCTCTCAAAGAGTAATCCAAGAAAGCAAGTCGCTATTGGAGAATCCAAATCTGGCAGCTAAAGTCATGAAATCTAGTCATTCG CAGCAGAGCAATAAGAGGGCTGCTTCAAAACCTGCAGGATCAAAACCTTCCACCAGCAGCCATGCACCAAAAGTCACAAATGGG TTAAAAAGAAagatcgatatggtaaaaaataCGAGGGACTATTCATTTCTATTATCTGATGATGCTGAACTTCCTGGTCCATCAAGAGGTTCTTTAACTCAGAAAGTGTCTGCCCCTAATTGCG ATGCACGATTAGTTCAACGTCCAAGCGGCAAGCAGACTTCAAGTAATTCTGGGAGAAAGCTTCTAGATGATGGTGAAGTGAAAAGAAGCAGCCAAATGCAACCTAAAGCGGTGATTCAGAGATCGATGTCTGTTAATAAACCGACTCAACCGCCATTAGACTCTAGAAAACAGTTCGGTAGCAGTAATGGAAGTGGACCTGGGCGGCCTTTGGGTCCAAAAGGGGTGCCCCCCAAGGTTTCAGGGAATCCAAATGATAAGAAATTTTTGACACCAGGCGCCAAGAGTACTGTGCCTGCTTCCCATAGGCCAACCCCTTCAAGGGTGCAACCGGCTGCACCAAGGCAATCTTCGGTACAGAATAGGATACCATTGGAATCTGGAAAGTCAAAAGTGATGTCAAAACAAGGTGTGCCTGTCTCCAAAACTCAGGTGGCGATTCAGAAACAGCCAGCCTCCTCGTCTAGACCTCAG ATAAAACCACCACCTCCTAGAAATGGAGCTCGTCCCTTGGACGATAGGCGCCCAACACTTCAGCTAAGAGACGGCAGGCGCCCAGCAACTCAGCAAAGCGACGACAGGCGACCAGCTCTTCAGCAAAGGGATGACAGGCGCCCAGCACCTCAGCAAAGAGATGATAGGCGCCCAGCACTCCAGCAAAGAGATGATAGGCGCGCAGCACTTCAGCGAAAAGAGGAGAGGCGCCCCACACTTCAGCAAAGAGATGACAGGCGCCCGCCAGTTCATCGGAAAGATGATAGGCGCCCAGCAAGAAAACCAATgtatgatgaagaagatgatggaGTAGAAGCCATTAGTATGATCAGGAAGATGTTTGG GTATAATCCTAACAGGTAccatgatgacgatgatgatagTGACATGGAGGCTAATTTCGATGATatattgaaggaagaaaggcGGAG TGCGAAAATAGCAAGGCAAGAGGATGAAGAAGAGCTTCGGaagatagaagaagaagaaaggcgGGAGCGACTGAGAAAACAGGCAAAGAAGCGCAAGTTGAGCCATCAATGA
- the LOC132038616 gene encoding uncharacterized protein LOC132038616 isoform X5, translating to MCHPGISECRYFGSFFGPSQPVISQRVIQESKSLLENPNLAAKVMKSSHSQQSNKRAASKPAGSKPSTSSHAPKVTNGLKRKIDMVKNTRDYSFLLSDDAELPGPSRGSLTQKVSAPNCDARLVQRPSGKQTSSNSGRKLLDDGEVKRSSQMQPKAVIQRSMSVNKPTQPPLDSRKQFGSSNGSGPGRPLGPKGVPPKVSGNPNDKKFLTPGAKSTVPASHRPTPSRVQPAAPRQSSVQNRIPLESGKSKVMSKQGVPVSKTQVAIQKQPASSSRPQIKPPPPRNGARPLDDRRPTLQLRDGRRPATQQSDDRRPALQQRDDRRPAPQQRDDRRPALQQRDDRRAALQRKEERRPTLQQRDDRRPPVHRKDDRRPARKPMYDEEDDGVEAISMIRKMFGYNPNRYHDDDDDSDMEANFDDILKEERRSAKIARQEDEEELRKIEEEERRERLRKQAKKRKLSHQ from the exons ATGTGTCATCCAGGGATAAGTGAGTGCCGCTA TTTTGGTTCCTTCTTTGGACCTTCACAGCCTGTTATCTCTCAAAGAGTAATCCAAGAAAGCAAGTCGCTATTGGAGAATCCAAATCTGGCAGCTAAAGTCATGAAATCTAGTCATTCG CAGCAGAGCAATAAGAGGGCTGCTTCAAAACCTGCAGGATCAAAACCTTCCACCAGCAGCCATGCACCAAAAGTCACAAATGGG TTAAAAAGAAagatcgatatggtaaaaaataCGAGGGACTATTCATTTCTATTATCTGATGATGCTGAACTTCCTGGTCCATCAAGAGGTTCTTTAACTCAGAAAGTGTCTGCCCCTAATTGCG ATGCACGATTAGTTCAACGTCCAAGCGGCAAGCAGACTTCAAGTAATTCTGGGAGAAAGCTTCTAGATGATGGTGAAGTGAAAAGAAGCAGCCAAATGCAACCTAAAGCGGTGATTCAGAGATCGATGTCTGTTAATAAACCGACTCAACCGCCATTAGACTCTAGAAAACAGTTCGGTAGCAGTAATGGAAGTGGACCTGGGCGGCCTTTGGGTCCAAAAGGGGTGCCCCCCAAGGTTTCAGGGAATCCAAATGATAAGAAATTTTTGACACCAGGCGCCAAGAGTACTGTGCCTGCTTCCCATAGGCCAACCCCTTCAAGGGTGCAACCGGCTGCACCAAGGCAATCTTCGGTACAGAATAGGATACCATTGGAATCTGGAAAGTCAAAAGTGATGTCAAAACAAGGTGTGCCTGTCTCCAAAACTCAGGTGGCGATTCAGAAACAGCCAGCCTCCTCGTCTAGACCTCAG ATAAAACCACCACCTCCTAGAAATGGAGCTCGTCCCTTGGACGATAGGCGCCCAACACTTCAGCTAAGAGACGGCAGGCGCCCAGCAACTCAGCAAAGCGACGACAGGCGACCAGCTCTTCAGCAAAGGGATGACAGGCGCCCAGCACCTCAGCAAAGAGATGATAGGCGCCCAGCACTCCAGCAAAGAGATGATAGGCGCGCAGCACTTCAGCGAAAAGAGGAGAGGCGCCCCACACTTCAGCAAAGAGATGACAGGCGCCCGCCAGTTCATCGGAAAGATGATAGGCGCCCAGCAAGAAAACCAATgtatgatgaagaagatgatggaGTAGAAGCCATTAGTATGATCAGGAAGATGTTTGG GTATAATCCTAACAGGTAccatgatgacgatgatgatagTGACATGGAGGCTAATTTCGATGATatattgaaggaagaaaggcGGAG TGCGAAAATAGCAAGGCAAGAGGATGAAGAAGAGCTTCGGaagatagaagaagaagaaaggcgGGAGCGACTGAGAAAACAGGCAAAGAAGCGCAAGTTGAGCCATCAATGA
- the LOC132038616 gene encoding uncharacterized protein LOC132038616 isoform X1, giving the protein MRGYEGDVSEYDEYLDEYEDEGVDQEDEEAGEEEHEDEEPQPPSEELLEYLELRQRLKEDIRKQRKKELGGGSREIKKNVSSRDNFGSFFGPSQPVISQRVIQESKSLLENPNLAAKVMKSSHSQQSNKRAASKPAGSKPSTSSHAPKVTNGLKRKIDMVKNTRDYSFLLSDDAELPGPSRGSLTQKVSAPNCDARLVQRPSGKQTSSNSGRKLLDDGEVKRSSQMQPKAVIQRSMSVNKPTQPPLDSRKQFGSSNGSGPGRPLGPKGVPPKVSGNPNDKKFLTPGAKSTVPASHRPTPSRVQPAAPRQSSVQNRIPLESGKSKVMSKQGVPVSKTQVAIQKQPASSSRPQIKPPPPRNGARPLDDRRPTLQLRDGRRPATQQSDDRRPALQQRDDRRPAPQQRDDRRPALQQRDDRRAALQRKEERRPTLQQRDDRRPPVHRKDDRRPARKPMYDEEDDGVEAISMIRKMFGYNPNRYHDDDDDSDMEANFDDILKEERRSAKIARQEDEEELRKIEEEERRERLRKQAKKRKLSHQ; this is encoded by the exons ATGCGGGGATATGAAGGAGATGTAAGC GAATATGACGAGTATTTGGATGAGTATGAGGATGAAGGTGTAGatcaagaagatgaagaggctGGTGAAGAGGAACATGAGGATGAAGAGCCTCAACCGCCTTCAGAAGAGTTGTTAGAGTACCTGGAGCTGAGGCAACGGTTAAAAGAGGATATCAGGAAGCAGAGGAAGAAAGAACTAGGCGGTGGTTCTCGCGAAATTAAAAAGAATGTGTCATCCAGGGATAA TTTTGGTTCCTTCTTTGGACCTTCACAGCCTGTTATCTCTCAAAGAGTAATCCAAGAAAGCAAGTCGCTATTGGAGAATCCAAATCTGGCAGCTAAAGTCATGAAATCTAGTCATTCG CAGCAGAGCAATAAGAGGGCTGCTTCAAAACCTGCAGGATCAAAACCTTCCACCAGCAGCCATGCACCAAAAGTCACAAATGGG TTAAAAAGAAagatcgatatggtaaaaaataCGAGGGACTATTCATTTCTATTATCTGATGATGCTGAACTTCCTGGTCCATCAAGAGGTTCTTTAACTCAGAAAGTGTCTGCCCCTAATTGCG ATGCACGATTAGTTCAACGTCCAAGCGGCAAGCAGACTTCAAGTAATTCTGGGAGAAAGCTTCTAGATGATGGTGAAGTGAAAAGAAGCAGCCAAATGCAACCTAAAGCGGTGATTCAGAGATCGATGTCTGTTAATAAACCGACTCAACCGCCATTAGACTCTAGAAAACAGTTCGGTAGCAGTAATGGAAGTGGACCTGGGCGGCCTTTGGGTCCAAAAGGGGTGCCCCCCAAGGTTTCAGGGAATCCAAATGATAAGAAATTTTTGACACCAGGCGCCAAGAGTACTGTGCCTGCTTCCCATAGGCCAACCCCTTCAAGGGTGCAACCGGCTGCACCAAGGCAATCTTCGGTACAGAATAGGATACCATTGGAATCTGGAAAGTCAAAAGTGATGTCAAAACAAGGTGTGCCTGTCTCCAAAACTCAGGTGGCGATTCAGAAACAGCCAGCCTCCTCGTCTAGACCTCAG ATAAAACCACCACCTCCTAGAAATGGAGCTCGTCCCTTGGACGATAGGCGCCCAACACTTCAGCTAAGAGACGGCAGGCGCCCAGCAACTCAGCAAAGCGACGACAGGCGACCAGCTCTTCAGCAAAGGGATGACAGGCGCCCAGCACCTCAGCAAAGAGATGATAGGCGCCCAGCACTCCAGCAAAGAGATGATAGGCGCGCAGCACTTCAGCGAAAAGAGGAGAGGCGCCCCACACTTCAGCAAAGAGATGACAGGCGCCCGCCAGTTCATCGGAAAGATGATAGGCGCCCAGCAAGAAAACCAATgtatgatgaagaagatgatggaGTAGAAGCCATTAGTATGATCAGGAAGATGTTTGG GTATAATCCTAACAGGTAccatgatgacgatgatgatagTGACATGGAGGCTAATTTCGATGATatattgaaggaagaaaggcGGAG TGCGAAAATAGCAAGGCAAGAGGATGAAGAAGAGCTTCGGaagatagaagaagaagaaaggcgGGAGCGACTGAGAAAACAGGCAAAGAAGCGCAAGTTGAGCCATCAATGA
- the LOC132038616 gene encoding uncharacterized protein LOC132038616 isoform X4 — protein MRGYEGDEYDEYLDEYEDEGVDQEDEEAGEEEHEDEEPQPPSEELLEYLELRQRLKEDIRKQRKKELGGGSREIKKNVSSRDNFGSFFGPSQPVISQRVIQESKSLLENPNLAAKVMKSSHSQSNKRAASKPAGSKPSTSSHAPKVTNGLKRKIDMVKNTRDYSFLLSDDAELPGPSRGSLTQKVSAPNCDARLVQRPSGKQTSSNSGRKLLDDGEVKRSSQMQPKAVIQRSMSVNKPTQPPLDSRKQFGSSNGSGPGRPLGPKGVPPKVSGNPNDKKFLTPGAKSTVPASHRPTPSRVQPAAPRQSSVQNRIPLESGKSKVMSKQGVPVSKTQVAIQKQPASSSRPQIKPPPPRNGARPLDDRRPTLQLRDGRRPATQQSDDRRPALQQRDDRRPAPQQRDDRRPALQQRDDRRAALQRKEERRPTLQQRDDRRPPVHRKDDRRPARKPMYDEEDDGVEAISMIRKMFGYNPNRYHDDDDDSDMEANFDDILKEERRSAKIARQEDEEELRKIEEEERRERLRKQAKKRKLSHQ, from the exons ATGCGGGGATATGAAGGAGAT GAATATGACGAGTATTTGGATGAGTATGAGGATGAAGGTGTAGatcaagaagatgaagaggctGGTGAAGAGGAACATGAGGATGAAGAGCCTCAACCGCCTTCAGAAGAGTTGTTAGAGTACCTGGAGCTGAGGCAACGGTTAAAAGAGGATATCAGGAAGCAGAGGAAGAAAGAACTAGGCGGTGGTTCTCGCGAAATTAAAAAGAATGTGTCATCCAGGGATAA TTTTGGTTCCTTCTTTGGACCTTCACAGCCTGTTATCTCTCAAAGAGTAATCCAAGAAAGCAAGTCGCTATTGGAGAATCCAAATCTGGCAGCTAAAGTCATGAAATCTAGTCATTCG CAGAGCAATAAGAGGGCTGCTTCAAAACCTGCAGGATCAAAACCTTCCACCAGCAGCCATGCACCAAAAGTCACAAATGGG TTAAAAAGAAagatcgatatggtaaaaaataCGAGGGACTATTCATTTCTATTATCTGATGATGCTGAACTTCCTGGTCCATCAAGAGGTTCTTTAACTCAGAAAGTGTCTGCCCCTAATTGCG ATGCACGATTAGTTCAACGTCCAAGCGGCAAGCAGACTTCAAGTAATTCTGGGAGAAAGCTTCTAGATGATGGTGAAGTGAAAAGAAGCAGCCAAATGCAACCTAAAGCGGTGATTCAGAGATCGATGTCTGTTAATAAACCGACTCAACCGCCATTAGACTCTAGAAAACAGTTCGGTAGCAGTAATGGAAGTGGACCTGGGCGGCCTTTGGGTCCAAAAGGGGTGCCCCCCAAGGTTTCAGGGAATCCAAATGATAAGAAATTTTTGACACCAGGCGCCAAGAGTACTGTGCCTGCTTCCCATAGGCCAACCCCTTCAAGGGTGCAACCGGCTGCACCAAGGCAATCTTCGGTACAGAATAGGATACCATTGGAATCTGGAAAGTCAAAAGTGATGTCAAAACAAGGTGTGCCTGTCTCCAAAACTCAGGTGGCGATTCAGAAACAGCCAGCCTCCTCGTCTAGACCTCAG ATAAAACCACCACCTCCTAGAAATGGAGCTCGTCCCTTGGACGATAGGCGCCCAACACTTCAGCTAAGAGACGGCAGGCGCCCAGCAACTCAGCAAAGCGACGACAGGCGACCAGCTCTTCAGCAAAGGGATGACAGGCGCCCAGCACCTCAGCAAAGAGATGATAGGCGCCCAGCACTCCAGCAAAGAGATGATAGGCGCGCAGCACTTCAGCGAAAAGAGGAGAGGCGCCCCACACTTCAGCAAAGAGATGACAGGCGCCCGCCAGTTCATCGGAAAGATGATAGGCGCCCAGCAAGAAAACCAATgtatgatgaagaagatgatggaGTAGAAGCCATTAGTATGATCAGGAAGATGTTTGG GTATAATCCTAACAGGTAccatgatgacgatgatgatagTGACATGGAGGCTAATTTCGATGATatattgaaggaagaaaggcGGAG TGCGAAAATAGCAAGGCAAGAGGATGAAGAAGAGCTTCGGaagatagaagaagaagaaaggcgGGAGCGACTGAGAAAACAGGCAAAGAAGCGCAAGTTGAGCCATCAATGA